Proteins encoded within one genomic window of Anastrepha ludens isolate Willacy chromosome 4, idAnaLude1.1, whole genome shotgun sequence:
- the LOC128861273 gene encoding BLOC-1-related complex subunit 6: protein MSRKSQDIPIRPRYGIPDLGNDENYSEAERITYKTRKTSSSAMEPSSYSEIPFLAQYPEMQDTTASEKIERHSSVGEPDEEGEEDNDSNSFEENKTPRRPNSLHCDSSFPYELEGATSTDGQMRHFVAENLEEKIRSDQLSYASHNSTPSVPNKNSSLLTRRFLQTQRPQIDANVLNDIEIEAQYLAASVDNLMENLCNLLHSISSITADNVEVHKNAVNKLTDSMDANIKCMYTIMAKTEEITKSMKPTEQLGQRIREIKRLVDMLDGTM, encoded by the exons ATGTCTAGGAAAAGTCAAGACATTCCCATACGACCACGCTATGGTATACCAGATTTAGGAAACGACGAGAATTATAGTGAAGCTGAAAGAATAACGTATAAAACCAGAAAGACTTCATCGAGCGCTATGGAACCTTCGTcgtacagtgaaattccttttCTGGCCCAATATCCAGAAATGCAGGATACCACAGCGTCGGAAAAAATAGAACGGCACAGCAGTGTGGGCGAACCAGATGAGGAAGGCGAAGAGGACAATGACTCCAATTCATTTGAGGAAAATAAAACTCCAAGGCGCCCCAACTCATTGCACTGTGATTCCT CTTTTCCGTATGAGCTGGAAGGTGCAACCAGTACAGATGGTCAAATGCGACACTTCGTAGCTGAAAATCTTGAAGAAAAAATACGAAGTG ATCAATTGAGTTACGCTTCACACAATAGCACACCTTCGGTGCCAAACAAGAACAGTAGTTTGCTAACACGACGTTTTTTACAAACGCAGCGTCCTCAAATCGACGCAAATGTATTGAATGACATTGAAATAGAAGCACAATATTTGGCCGCTTCGGTAGACAATTTGATGGAAAACTTGTGCAATTTGCTACATTCT ATATCTTCAATTACTGCCGATAACGTTGAGGTACACAAAAACGCAGTGAATAAACTGACCGATAGCATGGATGCCAACATCAAATGCATGTACACTATCATGGCAAAGACAGAGGAAATCACCAAATCAATGAAGCCAACAGAGCAATTGGGCCAGCGGAT tcgaGAAATCAAGCGCCTCGTCGATATGCTCGATGGGACGATGTAG
- the LOC128861274 gene encoding peptidyl-prolyl cis-trans isomerase-like 1, whose translation MLATTSSAAASVSGIPDKAWQPHFVTLETTMGEITVELYWKHAPNTCRNFAELSRRGYYNNVIFHRIIRDFMIQGGDPTGTGRGGTSIYGGEFADEIHTDLKHTGAGILSMANSGPDTNGSQFFITLAPTQWLDGKHAIFGRVYSGMQVVKRIGMAETDKNDRPVDSVRIVKAKVEKY comes from the exons atgttagcTACAACAAGTAGTGCTGCTGCCTCTGTTTCTGGCATTCCCGACAAGGCATGGCAACCGCACTTTGTAACGCTGGAGACAAC CATGGGCGAAATCACTGTTGAGCTTTATTGGAAGCACGCACCCAACACTTGCCGTAATTTTGCCGAACTGTCGCGCCGTGGATACTATAACAATGTGATATTCCATCGCATCATTCGTGACTTCATGATTCAAGGTGGTGATCCAACTGGTACTGGCCGCGGCGGTACTTCTATTTATGGTGGCGAATTCGCCGATGAAATTCACACGGATCTGAAACATACGGGCGCTGGAATACTATCCATGGCTAATTCTGGTCCAGACACCAACGGTTCTCAGTTCTTTATTACACTAGCGCCTACGCAGTGGTTAGATGGCAAGCATGCAATCTTTGGACGTGTATATTCAGGAATGCAAGTTGTAAAACGTATTGGTATGGCAGAAACAGATAAAAATGACAGACCAGTAGACAGTGTGCGTATTGTGAAAGCGAAAGTTGAAAAGtactaa